The segment GGTCAATTACTACACTGCTAAATTTGAGTCTTCCAAAAAGCAGATTCTTCAATCTAAAAATACGGATGCCGAAAAACTCAAACTAGTGACTCTTTGGGAGATGCAGGAGTTGATGCTTGGGTTGGTTCAAAAACTGAAGAAGATGGTTTTAAGCGCTTTGAACGTTTTGAACACCAAAAATGATAATCATATCAAACAGCTTCCGTACAATCAGCAACAAATGTTCCGAGATTCTAGGACCGCGCTTTTATATTGTTCGGAAGATATTTCTTCTTTGCTTATCTCTTTAGAAAGTTGGGTCGATACTGAATAGGAGATAACTCCTATGGAACCTTTACAAAGCTCCGAAATCAAAGCCGTTCTTGATAAATTGAGGACGGAATATTCTGAAAATTCAAAAAAGAATCCGAAAGCTTTTGATCTGAAAGCGTTTGAATCCAGACTTACCATGATTCTTCAACAAAAAGGAAATCTTTCTTTATTCCTCAAGGATGAGATTCAATTTTTAGAAACCTTAAAAGCCAAACAGAAGGAAATAGAAGATAAGAAACAAGCCGCTAAAGGAGATACGATCAATAAGATCTTGGAAGAACAGGAAGCAAAACTCAAAAAATACCAGAGAATTGATTTTCATCCTTTGGCTAAACCTGAGATCCGTTATTTTTACGGAGCTATTCTTTCCTTTACCGAAACCGAATTACCTGCTTTGACTTATATTTTTAAAGGGACGCCTGAGTTTTCTATCTTCAAAGATATGATCGCAATCGTTGAAAGAATGGGAATTAGTAGAAGGGGTTTACCTTCGATCCGAATTGGTGAACACGTCAAAGCTTTGTTAGACGCCAACGGAAATCAAAGTGCTATGGAAAAAGACGGACAAAATCTTTTGAAAGAAGTTTGTATCGCTTTGAAAGGAATTATAACTTCTGCTCGTGAATGTATCGATAAAAAGAGAATCTCTCAAACTCTTTCTGTCAAAATTGACGAGAAAGAATTCCCGAAAGCCGCTGAATCCTATCAGAATTTAGTTTTCGGAATCGCTCTCGAAAAAATAATAGCACGAGCCGACGCGATCATTCGAGATTTTCGAATGGCCGAAATTACTGGTTTGGGGTAAGTATGAAAGTTTCCATTGTCATTCCTTGTTATAACGAAAAAAATACGATTCGTAATATTCTGGAAACTGTGAAAAAAGTCCCGATCAAAAATAAGGAAATCATTCTTGTGGACGATTGTTCCAAAGATGGTACGAGGGATTTACTCCAATCTCCCGCTTTTAAAAAGTTGGCTAATCAGATCATCTTTCACGAAGTCAATCAGGGAAAAGGGGCCGCGTTAAGAACTGGTTTTAAGTCAGCGACCGGAGACATCGTTATCGTTCAAGACGCCGACTTAGAATACGATCCGTTTGAAATTCCAGAAGTGATCGATCCGATTTACAAAGGTAAGGCGGACGTCGTTTTTGGAAGTAGATTTTTGGGAGGCCGTCCGCATAGAGTTGTTTATTATTGGCATCGCCTGGGGAATATGGTGTTAACCACTCTTTCCAATATGTTTACCAATATCAATTTAACAGATATGGAAACCTGCTACAAAGCATTTCGTCGAGAAATCATTCAATCGATTGATATTAAGGAAAATCGTTTTGGATTTGAACCCGAAATTACCGCGAAGGTTGCGAAAATTCCGGACATTCGGATTTTTGAAGTGGGTATTTCTTATTACGGTAGAACTTACGCGGAAGGAAAAAAGATCGGTTGGAAAGACGGTTTTCGTGCGATTTATTGCATTTTACGTTATAATCTTTTTGATTGAGACCGAAGCGTTTTTCTCAAAATTCCAGAAAGACATCAACTTAAGTTAATGTGAGTTCGATATAACGCGAAAGGGATCGATGAATGAACTAAAGCACAACGCTTTCCTCAAACTCAATGCATCGCTTCCTGAACTCAGCAAAACGGTTCTCTATGGATCGCGTTTTAGGTCGCTCTGCAGGATCAAGTCATTGGTATTTTATGAAAATTGAATCTGATTCTGTAGTTTTACAATAACTTGACCAAAGCTAAAGAGCCTGGTCCGGCTGCCTGTGGCAAGCCGGATTCGCCCTAATTTTATTACGTCGAACTCACGTTAAGTAAATTATAATATTTTGATTCCTCAAATATTTAGTTTTAAGATGTGAAATCGTAACGCGTTTGTAGATCAAATAGGGTGGGTTCCTGCTCGGATTTTAACTTCATTCAAAATAAAAAAGACAGGACCGGACTTGCTACGCGAAAAAGGCCTTCGGCATAACTTTTCTTACGGAAAA is part of the Leptospira kirschneri serovar Cynopteri str. 3522 CT genome and harbors:
- a CDS encoding glycosyltransferase family 2 protein, with amino-acid sequence MKVSIVIPCYNEKNTIRNILETVKKVPIKNKEIILVDDCSKDGTRDLLQSPAFKKLANQIIFHEVNQGKGAALRTGFKSATGDIVIVQDADLEYDPFEIPEVIDPIYKGKADVVFGSRFLGGRPHRVVYYWHRLGNMVLTTLSNMFTNINLTDMETCYKAFRREIIQSIDIKENRFGFEPEITAKVAKIPDIRIFEVGISYYGRTYAEGKKIGWKDGFRAIYCILRYNLFD